From one Mustelus asterias chromosome 2, sMusAst1.hap1.1, whole genome shotgun sequence genomic stretch:
- the slc52a2 gene encoding solute carrier family 52, riboflavin transporter, member 2, whose protein sequence is MMSTPDLRSTLFTHLLVAMFGMGSWVAVNSLWVELPVVTKILPEGWNLPAYLTVLIALSNVGPLSVTLAHKFFPGLLNDRCVIYAIQVLGVISSIALALSWDRTVQIGEEQHSVAFLTLAFVLAFVCCTSNVTLLPFMFSLPPKYLRTFFVGQGLSAFFPCMAALAQGVGQLECRNSSNANGSHSLQPHYLEENFTASTFFWFLGGLMFVSMLSFIGLDRKGNSKQREPSSAKESCHLTTESEQALKPPAPFCTKRNIYLLILLAVSNALTNGVLPSIQTYSCLPYGSTTFHLAVVLGNLANPLACFIAMFALWRSSAGLGALALLGLLFGVYILTLAAFSPCPPLLGTSMGIALVVIAWMLFTGLFSYLKVVIGSILHEAGHLALVWCGATIQLGSLIGALVMFPLVSIYQLFTFAQACVDTCGQ, encoded by the exons ATGATGTCCACTCCAGATTTGAGAAGCACACTCTTCACCCACTTACTTGTGGCCATGTTTGGGATGGGGTCATGGGTCGCAGTGAACTCCTTATGGGTGGAGCTTCCAGTGGTGACAAAGATCCTTCCTGAAG gGTGGAATCTGCCAGCCTATTTGACAGTACTGATCGCCTTATCAAATGTTGGCCCCTTATCTGTCACCCTCGCTCACAAGTTCTTCCCAGGCCTGCTGAATGACCGTTGTGTTATCTATGCCATCCAAGTACTGGGTGTAATCTCCTCAATTGCCTTAGCCCTCTCCTGGGATCGGACTGTACAGATTGGTGAGGAGCAGCACAGTGTTGCCTTCTTGACCCTGGCTTTTGTTCTGGCCTTTGTCTGCTGTACCTCCAATGTTACCTTGCTGCCCTTCATGTTCAGCCTCCCACCCAAGTACCTCAGGACCTTCTTTGTAGGTCAGGGTCTCAGTGCCTTCTTCCCATGCATGGCAGCACTGGCACAGGGGGTCGGCCAGCTGGAGTGCCGCAACAGCTCAAATGCCAATGGCTCCCACTCCCTTCAGCCACACTACCTTGAGGAGAACTTCACAGCTAGCACCTTCTTCTGGTTCCTGGGGGGACTAATGTTTGTCtccatgttgtccttcattggacTTGACCGAAAAGGCAACAGCAAGCAACGTGAACCCAGCAGTGCCAAGGAATCGTGCCACCTGACCACTGAGAGTGAGCAGGCCCTCAAACCACCAGCTCCATTTTGCACGAAACGTAACATCTACCTGCTGATCTTGCTGGCTGTCTCCAATGCCCTAACTAATGGGGTGCTGCCATCCATACAGACTTACTCGTGCCTGCCCTATGGGAGCACCACCTTTCATCTGGCTGTGGTGCTTGGGAACCTCGCTAATCCATTGGCTTGCTTCATTGCCATGTTTGCACTCTGGAG ATCCAGTGCTGGACTGGGAGCCCTGGCATTGCTAGGGTTGCTGTTTGGAGTCTACATTTTAACACTGGCAGCATTCAGTCCATGTCCCCCGCTGCTGGGGACGTCTATGGGAATTGCTTTGGTG gtGATTGCATGGATGCTGTTCACTGGGTTGTTCTCCTACCTGAAGGTGGTGATTGGCAGCATTCTCCATGAAGCGGGTCACTTGGCTCTGGTCTGGTGTGGCGCAACCATCCAACTGGGTTCACTGATTGGCGCCTTGGTCATGTTTCCACTGGTTAGCATCTACCAACTCTTCACATTTGCGCAGGCGTGTGTGGATACCTGTGGGCAGTGA